A genomic region of Rhodococcus pyridinivorans contains the following coding sequences:
- a CDS encoding amidase produces the protein MDYSEYRSHDATGLAELVATGQVSASELLETAIARLDTVEPTLNTVVRRLDDKARVLAREPLDGPFAGVPFLLKDLGQDLAGEPTSCGSRVLADLPMDENSVIVDRWLGAGLVPFAKTNTPEFGAKGITEPEAFGATRNPWDPSVTPGGSSGGSAAAVAAGVVPAAGASDGGGSIRIPAACCGLLGLKPGRGLVPTGMRGGEPLHGAATNGVICRTVRDAAAFLDVMAGPYAGGPYLVERARSYAEAARSAPKRLRIGYETASPIGTPVDPEAKAAVDAAVAVLEELGHHVEPASTGIDERRLAEDFLIMWFATAAAEVAEACRLTGARPEDFEFDTRIIAAVGKATSASDYIAAHARWAEYASGLAQFHERYDLLLTPTLAFPPSRIGELDTPRWMRRAGEALLRTRTAWIATRAGFIDRVVDDNLGRTPYTQLANITGRPAISVPLHWTVSGLPLGVQFVGPLGGESVLLALAGELEQARPWFDRQPPLAPAELSATS, from the coding sequence ATGGACTACTCGGAGTATCGGAGTCACGACGCGACCGGCCTGGCCGAACTCGTCGCGACGGGGCAGGTATCGGCGAGCGAGTTGCTCGAGACCGCGATCGCGCGGCTCGACACGGTCGAACCGACACTGAACACCGTCGTCCGCAGGCTCGACGACAAGGCCCGTGTCCTGGCACGCGAACCGCTCGACGGTCCGTTCGCCGGGGTGCCGTTCCTGCTCAAGGATCTGGGGCAGGATCTGGCCGGTGAGCCGACCTCGTGCGGGTCCCGTGTCCTCGCGGACCTGCCGATGGACGAGAACTCGGTGATCGTCGACCGGTGGCTCGGAGCCGGCCTGGTCCCGTTCGCCAAGACCAACACCCCCGAGTTCGGGGCGAAGGGCATCACCGAGCCCGAGGCGTTCGGGGCCACCCGAAACCCGTGGGATCCGTCGGTGACGCCGGGCGGGTCATCGGGTGGTTCCGCCGCGGCGGTCGCGGCCGGCGTCGTTCCCGCGGCGGGAGCGAGCGACGGCGGCGGCTCCATCCGCATTCCCGCCGCCTGCTGCGGGCTCCTCGGGCTCAAGCCCGGACGCGGACTCGTGCCCACCGGTATGCGCGGCGGGGAACCGCTGCACGGCGCGGCTACCAACGGGGTGATCTGCCGGACGGTGCGCGACGCCGCTGCCTTCCTCGACGTCATGGCGGGCCCGTACGCGGGTGGGCCGTATCTCGTCGAGCGTGCCCGGTCGTACGCAGAGGCCGCGCGCTCGGCGCCGAAGCGGTTGCGGATCGGATACGAGACCGCGTCACCGATCGGGACGCCGGTCGATCCGGAGGCAAAGGCCGCGGTGGACGCTGCCGTCGCGGTGCTCGAGGAACTCGGCCATCACGTCGAACCCGCCTCGACGGGTATCGACGAACGGCGTCTCGCAGAGGACTTCCTCATCATGTGGTTCGCCACGGCTGCCGCGGAGGTCGCCGAGGCCTGCCGCCTCACCGGAGCACGACCCGAGGACTTCGAGTTCGACACCCGCATCATCGCCGCCGTGGGCAAGGCGACCTCGGCGTCGGACTACATTGCGGCCCATGCCCGCTGGGCCGAGTACGCGAGCGGTCTCGCGCAGTTCCACGAACGCTACGATCTGCTGCTCACGCCGACACTCGCCTTCCCGCCGTCGCGCATCGGCGAACTCGACACGCCCCGCTGGATGCGGCGTGCCGGCGAGGCGCTCCTGCGTACCCGCACCGCGTGGATCGCGACCCGGGCCGGTTTCATCGACCGGGTGGTGGACGACAATCTGGGGCGCACCCCCTACACGCAGCTGGCCAATATCACCGGGCGCCCGGCGATCTCGGTGCCGTTGCACTGGACGGTGTCCGGTCTGCCGCTCGGGGTGCAGTTCGTCGGCCCACTCGGTGGGGAGAGTGTGCTCCTCGCCCTCGCAGGCGAACTCGAACAGGCCCGGCCGTGGTTCGATCGGCAGCCGCCGCTCGCTCCGGCCGAGTTGTCCGCTACCTCGTGA
- a CDS encoding GNAT family N-acetyltransferase: MNEQHTLQIERLAPHESDIVAVTALLNAVYAVAEDGMWVPGTTRTDTDEITRYAREGSIRIARSHGRVVGCIRVTPVDATTAEFGMLASDPKVRGTGVGRVLIDTVETEFAERGFEAMQLEVIRPRDTSHESKVFLDRLYTRLGYVPEEPAPLDTRHPELVPALAVLCETVVYRKPLGRP; this comes from the coding sequence ATGAACGAGCAGCACACGCTCCAAATCGAGCGCCTGGCACCGCACGAATCCGATATCGTCGCCGTCACCGCACTGCTCAACGCGGTCTACGCGGTGGCCGAGGACGGCATGTGGGTACCGGGCACCACACGGACCGACACGGACGAGATCACCCGATATGCGCGGGAGGGCAGCATTCGCATCGCCCGCTCGCACGGCCGGGTGGTCGGCTGTATCCGCGTGACCCCGGTCGACGCGACGACGGCCGAGTTCGGGATGCTCGCCTCCGACCCGAAGGTCCGCGGCACGGGCGTCGGCCGCGTCCTGATCGACACCGTCGAGACGGAGTTCGCCGAGCGGGGTTTCGAGGCAATGCAACTCGAGGTGATCCGTCCGCGCGACACCTCACACGAGTCGAAGGTGTTCCTCGACCGGCTCTACACCCGGCTCGGGTACGTGCCGGAGGAGCCCGCGCCGCTCGATACGCGCCATCCGGAACTCGTTCCGGCTCTTGCGGTCCTATGTGAAACGGTCGTCTACCGGAAGCCACTGGGCCGACCCTGA
- a CDS encoding glycosyltransferase family 4 protein codes for MKILLVSWEYPPVVVGGLGRHVHHLATELAAAGNEVVVLSRRPTGTDASTHPTISHIADGVLVVAVAEDAPHFDFGEDMIAWTLAMGHAMVRAGIGLTRGGIGEGWYPDVVHAHDWLVAHPAIALAEYFDVPLVSTLHATEAGRHSGWLSGRINRQVHSVEWWLANESDRLITCSASMHDEVTELYGPDLPEISVIRNGIDITTWSYRDREPRPGPARLLYVGRLEYEKGVQDAIAALPRIRRSHPGTTLVVAGEGTQFEWLHEQARVHRVARSVSFLGNLDHTELLGWLHGADAIVLPSRYEPFGIIALEAAAAGTPLIASTAGGLGEAVVDGVTGLSFRPGDVAGLVSAVRETLDDPEAARVRARAARARLTDDFDWRRVAEETAQVYSSAKRRVRHPLARPTVPQRPLPDRG; via the coding sequence ATGAAGATTCTGCTCGTCTCATGGGAGTACCCACCCGTCGTCGTTGGCGGCCTGGGCAGACACGTCCATCATCTCGCCACCGAACTCGCCGCGGCGGGCAACGAGGTGGTGGTGCTGTCACGTCGCCCGACCGGCACCGATGCGTCGACCCACCCCACGATCAGCCACATCGCCGACGGCGTGCTCGTGGTGGCGGTCGCGGAGGACGCACCCCACTTCGACTTCGGCGAGGACATGATCGCCTGGACGCTGGCGATGGGCCACGCGATGGTCCGCGCCGGGATCGGGCTGACCCGCGGCGGCATCGGCGAAGGTTGGTATCCGGACGTCGTCCACGCCCACGACTGGCTCGTCGCCCACCCCGCGATCGCGCTGGCCGAGTACTTCGACGTGCCGCTCGTGTCGACCCTGCACGCGACCGAGGCCGGTCGCCACAGCGGTTGGCTGTCGGGCCGGATCAACCGCCAGGTGCATTCCGTCGAGTGGTGGCTCGCCAACGAATCCGACCGTCTCATCACGTGTTCGGCGTCGATGCACGACGAGGTCACCGAGTTGTACGGTCCGGACCTGCCGGAGATCTCCGTGATCCGCAACGGCATCGACATCACCACCTGGTCGTACCGCGACCGCGAACCGCGTCCCGGGCCGGCACGACTGCTGTACGTCGGCCGCCTCGAATACGAGAAGGGTGTGCAGGACGCGATCGCCGCGCTCCCCCGCATCCGCCGCTCGCATCCCGGCACGACCCTCGTGGTCGCCGGTGAGGGCACCCAGTTCGAGTGGCTGCACGAGCAGGCACGCGTACACCGCGTCGCACGCTCGGTGAGTTTCCTCGGCAACCTCGACCACACCGAACTGCTCGGCTGGCTGCACGGCGCCGACGCGATCGTGCTGCCGAGCCGCTACGAGCCGTTCGGCATCATCGCCCTCGAGGCCGCCGCAGCGGGTACCCCGCTCATCGCGTCCACCGCCGGCGGCCTGGGCGAAGCCGTGGTCGACGGCGTGACCGGACTGTCGTTCCGGCCCGGCGACGTGGCCGGACTCGTCTCGGCCGTCCGGGAAACCCTCGACGATCCCGAGGCCGCCCGAGTGCGCGCGCGGGCGGCTCGGGCACGACTGACCGACGACTTCGACTGGCGCCGCGTCGCCGAAGAAACCGCGCAGGTCTACTCGTCGGCGAAGCGGCGGGTGCGTCACCCGCTCGCACGCCCCACTGTCCCCCAACGTCCCCTCCCGGACCGCGGATGA
- a CDS encoding 1,4-alpha-glucan branching protein domain-containing protein, whose amino-acid sequence MFALVLHSHLPWLAHHGRWPVGEEWLYQSWAATYLPVTDVLRRLAAEGRTRMLTLGITPVLAAQLDDPHCLAGMHHWLGNWQLRAHEAAGMREESYRALGAREHRAATAALEDFETQWRHGGSPVVRQLIDADAIELLGGPLAHPFQPLLDPRLRTFSLSEGLADAHARWNHRPRGIWGPECGYTPGMENDYAAAGVEHFMVDGPALRGDTSLGRTVRDSDVVCFGRDLQVSYRVWSPKSGYPGHSAYRDFHTYCHDTGLKPSRVTGRTVPSHEKAPYDPELASHAVDRHVADFVETVRQRLRSESGRIGRDALVVAAFDTELFGHWWFEGPIFLERLLRALPEAGIEVGTLADARDRGYVGASVDLENSSWGSGKDWRVWAGDQVADLVRLNDEVVRTTLDSIDKSREQSTSSVALRNRVHDQMVREALLTVSSDWAFMVSKDTAAAYARDRAHKHAHALREIAEAVDSGRTETARRLADGWNRADNLFPGLDARRLPGRHGGPR is encoded by the coding sequence ATGTTCGCGCTCGTCCTCCACTCCCACCTCCCGTGGCTCGCCCACCACGGCCGGTGGCCCGTCGGCGAGGAATGGCTCTACCAGTCGTGGGCAGCGACCTATCTGCCCGTCACCGACGTGCTGCGGCGGCTCGCCGCCGAAGGCCGAACCCGGATGCTCACACTCGGCATCACCCCGGTACTGGCCGCGCAACTCGACGACCCGCACTGCCTCGCCGGGATGCACCACTGGCTCGGCAACTGGCAACTGCGCGCGCACGAGGCGGCCGGCATGCGGGAGGAGTCCTACCGCGCACTCGGCGCCCGCGAGCACCGCGCCGCCACCGCGGCACTGGAGGACTTCGAAACCCAATGGCGCCACGGCGGATCTCCCGTCGTGCGGCAGCTGATCGACGCCGACGCGATCGAACTGCTCGGTGGGCCTCTCGCCCATCCGTTCCAGCCCCTCCTCGACCCGCGACTGCGCACCTTCTCGTTGTCCGAAGGTCTCGCCGACGCGCACGCCCGCTGGAACCATCGCCCCCGCGGCATCTGGGGCCCGGAATGCGGTTACACGCCGGGCATGGAGAACGATTACGCCGCAGCGGGAGTCGAGCACTTCATGGTCGACGGTCCTGCGCTGCGCGGCGACACCTCGCTCGGCCGCACGGTCCGCGACTCGGACGTCGTGTGTTTCGGCCGCGACCTGCAGGTCTCGTACCGGGTGTGGTCGCCGAAGTCCGGCTATCCCGGCCACTCCGCCTACCGCGACTTCCACACCTACTGCCACGACACCGGACTCAAACCGTCCCGCGTCACGGGCCGCACGGTGCCCTCGCACGAGAAGGCGCCCTACGATCCCGAACTCGCGTCGCACGCCGTCGACCGGCACGTCGCCGACTTCGTCGAGACCGTCCGGCAGCGATTGCGCAGCGAATCCGGCCGCATCGGCCGGGACGCACTCGTCGTCGCGGCCTTCGACACGGAACTGTTCGGCCACTGGTGGTTCGAAGGTCCGATCTTCCTCGAACGACTGCTCCGCGCGCTTCCCGAGGCCGGCATCGAGGTGGGAACCCTCGCCGATGCCCGCGACCGCGGATACGTCGGCGCCTCCGTCGATCTCGAGAATTCGTCGTGGGGTTCGGGCAAGGACTGGCGGGTCTGGGCCGGCGACCAGGTCGCCGATCTCGTGCGTCTCAACGACGAGGTGGTGCGCACGACCCTCGACAGCATCGACAAGTCCCGCGAGCAGAGCACGTCGTCGGTCGCGCTCCGCAACCGCGTGCACGACCAGATGGTGCGCGAAGCGCTGCTGACGGTCTCCAGCGACTGGGCGTTCATGGTCAGCAAGGACACCGCCGCCGCCTATGCCCGCGACCGCGCGCACAAACACGCCCACGCCCTGCGTGAGATCGCCGAGGCGGTCGACTCCGGACGCACCGAGACGGCACGGCGTCTGGCCGACGGATGGAACCGCGCCGACAATCTCTTCCCAGGACTCGACGCCCGACGACTGCCCGGACGCCACGGAGGCCCGCGATGA
- a CDS encoding class I SAM-dependent methyltransferase, with product MAVSDTPARADDAHALPLTGERTVPGIAEENYWFRRHEVVYQNFLPRCVNRAVLEAGAGEGYGADMIADVATRVIGLDYDESAVAHIRARYPRVDIRHGNLAELPLEDESVDTVVNFQVIEHLWDQTQFLRECHRVLTPGGELLISTPNRITFSPGRDTPLNPFHTRELNAAELTELLEDAGFRVELMTGVHHGPTLRALDAKHGGSFIDAQIERALAGQPWPDDLTADVAMVSTDDFAIVPENIDASLDLVAIAVKDPAAKDTAP from the coding sequence GTGGCGGTGAGCGACACCCCCGCCCGCGCCGATGACGCGCACGCCCTCCCCCTCACCGGCGAACGGACGGTCCCCGGCATCGCCGAGGAGAACTATTGGTTCCGACGTCACGAGGTCGTCTACCAGAACTTTCTCCCCCGTTGCGTGAACCGGGCCGTGCTCGAGGCCGGCGCCGGCGAAGGCTACGGGGCCGACATGATCGCCGATGTGGCGACGCGCGTGATCGGCCTCGACTACGACGAGAGCGCCGTCGCACACATCCGCGCGCGCTACCCCCGCGTGGACATCCGGCACGGAAACCTCGCCGAACTTCCCCTCGAGGACGAATCGGTCGATACGGTCGTGAACTTCCAGGTGATCGAGCATTTGTGGGATCAGACACAGTTCCTACGCGAATGTCACCGCGTTCTTACCCCCGGCGGCGAATTGCTCATCAGTACTCCCAACCGGATCACCTTCTCCCCCGGCCGCGACACCCCGCTCAACCCCTTCCACACCCGTGAGCTGAACGCCGCCGAACTGACCGAACTGCTCGAGGACGCCGGCTTCCGCGTCGAACTCATGACCGGCGTGCACCACGGCCCCACGCTGCGCGCACTCGATGCCAAGCACGGCGGATCGTTCATCGACGCCCAGATCGAGCGCGCCCTCGCCGGGCAGCCGTGGCCGGACGATCTCACCGCCGACGTCGCGATGGTCTCCACCGACGACTTCGCCATCGTCCCCGAGAACATCGATGCGAGCCTCGATCTGGTCGCGATCGCCGTGAAGGACCCCGCAGCGAAGGACACCGCTCCGTGA
- a CDS encoding electron transfer flavoprotein subunit beta/FixA family protein: MTNIVVLIKQVPDTWSERKLSDGDYTLDREAADAVLDEINERAVEEALLIKERDGGEVTVLTAGPDRATDAIRKALSMGADKAIHLNDPAMHGSDSIQTAYAIAAALGQIEGVELVIAGNEATDGRVGAVPAIIAEYLGLPHLTHLRKLTIADGKAAGERETDEGVFGIEAPLPAIVSVTEKINEPRFPSFKGIMAAKKKEVQTLTLADIGLDPEIFGVANAASTVTGVTPKPPRTAGERVTDEGDGGSKIAQYLVGQKII; the protein is encoded by the coding sequence ATGACGAACATCGTCGTTTTGATCAAGCAGGTCCCCGACACGTGGTCCGAGCGCAAGCTCAGCGACGGCGACTACACGCTCGACCGTGAGGCCGCCGACGCCGTGCTCGACGAGATCAACGAGCGCGCCGTCGAGGAAGCTCTGCTCATCAAGGAGCGCGACGGCGGTGAGGTCACCGTTCTGACCGCCGGCCCGGACCGCGCCACCGACGCCATCCGCAAGGCGCTGTCCATGGGCGCCGACAAGGCGATCCACCTCAACGATCCCGCCATGCACGGCTCCGACTCGATCCAGACCGCGTACGCGATCGCCGCTGCGCTCGGCCAGATCGAGGGTGTCGAGCTGGTCATCGCCGGTAATGAGGCCACCGACGGTCGCGTGGGCGCCGTGCCCGCGATCATCGCCGAGTACCTGGGCCTGCCCCACCTGACGCACCTGCGCAAGCTCACGATCGCGGACGGCAAGGCCGCCGGCGAGCGCGAGACCGACGAGGGCGTCTTCGGCATCGAGGCTCCGCTCCCCGCCATCGTCTCGGTCACCGAGAAGATCAACGAGCCCCGCTTCCCCTCCTTCAAGGGCATCATGGCCGCGAAGAAGAAGGAAGTTCAGACCCTCACCCTCGCCGACATCGGTCTCGATCCCGAGATCTTCGGTGTTGCGAACGCTGCGTCCACCGTCACCGGTGTGACTCCGAAGCCCCCGCGCACCGCGGGTGAGCGCGTCACCGACGAGGGCGACGGCGGCAGCAAGATCGCTCAGTACCTGGTCGGCCAGAAGATCATCTGA
- a CDS encoding electron transfer flavoprotein subunit alpha/FixB family protein, translated as MAEVLVLVEHAEGALKKVSTELITAARVLGEPSAVVAGAPGTADALQDALAAAGAVKVYAAESEDVDNYLVTPKVDVLASLVESTSPAAVITAASVEGKEVSGRLAARIGSGLLVDVVDVKADGSAVHSIFGGAFTVDAKANGEVPVISIRPGAIEAKPEAAAAERVAVEVPAQEENAVKIVSRDPIVGGDRPELTEASIVVSGGRGVGSADKFSVVEELADSLGAAVGASRAAVDSGYYPGQFQVGQTGKTVSPQLYVALGISGAIQHRAGMQTSKTIVAVNKDEEAPIFEIADYGVVGDLFNVAPQLTEEVKKHKG; from the coding sequence ATGGCAGAAGTACTCGTGCTCGTCGAGCATGCCGAGGGCGCGCTCAAGAAGGTCAGCACCGAACTCATCACCGCCGCGCGTGTGCTCGGCGAGCCCTCCGCCGTCGTCGCAGGTGCCCCCGGCACCGCCGACGCGCTGCAGGACGCCCTCGCCGCCGCCGGTGCGGTCAAGGTCTACGCCGCCGAGTCCGAAGACGTCGACAACTACCTGGTGACCCCGAAGGTCGACGTCCTCGCGTCGCTCGTCGAGTCCACCAGCCCCGCCGCCGTCATCACCGCCGCGTCCGTCGAGGGCAAGGAGGTGTCGGGCCGCCTCGCCGCCCGCATCGGCTCCGGTCTGCTCGTCGATGTCGTCGACGTCAAGGCCGACGGCTCCGCCGTGCACTCGATCTTCGGTGGCGCGTTCACCGTCGACGCCAAGGCCAACGGTGAGGTCCCCGTGATCTCCATCCGCCCGGGCGCCATCGAGGCCAAGCCCGAGGCTGCCGCCGCCGAGCGTGTGGCCGTCGAGGTTCCGGCCCAGGAAGAGAACGCCGTGAAGATCGTCTCGCGCGATCCGATCGTCGGCGGCGACCGTCCGGAGTTGACCGAGGCGTCGATCGTCGTCTCCGGTGGCCGCGGTGTCGGTTCGGCCGACAAGTTCTCCGTCGTCGAGGAGCTCGCCGACTCGCTCGGTGCCGCCGTCGGTGCTTCCCGCGCCGCCGTCGACTCGGGCTACTACCCGGGCCAGTTCCAGGTCGGTCAGACCGGTAAGACGGTCTCCCCGCAGCTGTACGTCGCGCTCGGCATCTCCGGCGCCATCCAGCACCGCGCCGGCATGCAGACGTCGAAGACCATCGTCGCCGTCAACAAGGACGAAGAGGCCCCGATTTTCGAGATCGCGGACTACGGCGTCGTCGGCGACCTGTTCAACGTCGCTCCGCAGCTGACCGAGGAGGTCAAGAAGCACAAGGGCTGA
- a CDS encoding GNAT family N-acetyltransferase: MTTSPVLYRPSGFTAPVLSGPHYSLVVSTEASDRLAAQRLRYRVFSGEPGFRIPDAGGASDADRFDEFCDHVLVRDRVTDDVVGCYRMLPPEAAREAGGYYTATEFDLSALDPHGRGLVEMGRACVDPAHRSGSVLTLMWAGILHYLEATGHNEVVGCVSVPMRTTPDEPEASNVRAVRDLLLERHAVEPAARVRPLNPVMVEGHPLDEIAPLPRPVVPPLLRGYLRLGARICGEPAHDPDFGVADFVAILAVDRADTRYLARLRAAAERAERGSR; the protein is encoded by the coding sequence ATGACCACATCGCCGGTGCTGTACCGCCCGAGTGGGTTCACCGCTCCCGTCCTGTCCGGCCCCCACTACTCCCTCGTCGTGTCGACGGAAGCGTCGGATCGCCTGGCTGCGCAACGCCTTCGGTACCGGGTTTTCTCCGGTGAACCCGGCTTCCGGATCCCCGATGCGGGGGGCGCATCCGACGCCGACCGGTTCGACGAGTTCTGCGACCACGTGCTGGTGCGCGATCGGGTCACCGACGACGTCGTCGGCTGTTACCGGATGCTGCCGCCCGAAGCCGCCCGCGAGGCCGGTGGGTACTACACCGCCACCGAATTCGATCTCTCCGCACTCGACCCACACGGGCGAGGCCTGGTGGAGATGGGCAGGGCCTGCGTCGATCCAGCCCACCGTTCCGGATCGGTCCTCACCCTGATGTGGGCCGGCATCCTGCACTATCTCGAGGCGACCGGACACAACGAGGTCGTCGGATGCGTCTCGGTGCCCATGCGCACGACGCCCGACGAGCCCGAGGCGTCGAACGTTCGGGCCGTGCGCGACCTGCTGCTCGAACGACACGCCGTCGAACCCGCAGCGCGGGTCCGACCGCTGAATCCCGTGATGGTCGAAGGCCACCCGCTCGACGAGATCGCTCCGTTGCCGCGTCCCGTGGTCCCGCCGCTCCTGCGCGGATACCTGCGGCTCGGTGCCCGGATCTGTGGTGAACCGGCCCACGATCCGGACTTCGGGGTCGCCGACTTCGTCGCGATACTAGCCGTGGACCGGGCGGACACCCGCTATCTCGCCCGCCTGCGCGCGGCCGCCGAGCGTGCCGAGCGGGGGTCGCGGTGA
- a CDS encoding lysophospholipid acyltransferase family protein, giving the protein MGLPTVWLRIATVAVVLTVVPLLLAGRMIPAARRESTVRRSARLLLWCVGIRPTIDDRRDRRARAGGVLVVAPHISWTDVLVLTAVAPAEFVARADLLDWGLLGALARRMRVIPIERERLRLLPAVIERVRTRLLEGGCVAVFPEGTTRCGRSHGGFRPALLQAAVDAQCPVQPVGLRYGERGGDLTAAPAFVGDETIGSSIRRMIRNRGVVVEVMLAPLEHPGRDRHDLAARCARAVRAERPVEAVTFLPVGGSPAGGTARTVDAA; this is encoded by the coding sequence GTGGGTCTGCCGACGGTGTGGTTGCGCATCGCGACGGTCGCGGTCGTGCTGACGGTGGTGCCGCTCCTGCTGGCAGGACGGATGATTCCCGCGGCGCGTCGGGAGAGCACGGTGCGGCGCAGTGCGCGCCTGTTGTTGTGGTGCGTAGGCATCCGTCCGACGATCGACGATCGGCGTGACCGACGGGCGCGCGCAGGGGGCGTGCTCGTCGTTGCACCGCACATCTCGTGGACGGATGTCCTCGTCCTCACCGCAGTCGCTCCCGCGGAGTTCGTCGCACGAGCGGACCTGCTCGACTGGGGCCTGCTGGGCGCGCTCGCACGCCGGATGCGTGTCATCCCCATCGAACGGGAACGACTGCGACTGCTGCCCGCCGTGATCGAGCGAGTACGCACCCGCTTGCTGGAGGGCGGGTGCGTCGCCGTCTTCCCCGAGGGCACGACGCGATGCGGACGGTCCCACGGCGGTTTCCGCCCCGCCCTGCTGCAGGCGGCCGTGGACGCGCAGTGCCCCGTCCAGCCCGTCGGCCTGCGATACGGCGAGCGCGGGGGAGACCTCACCGCCGCGCCGGCCTTCGTCGGTGACGAGACGATCGGTTCCTCGATCCGGCGGATGATCCGGAACCGCGGTGTCGTCGTCGAAGTCATGCTCGCTCCGCTCGAACATCCGGGTCGGGACCGGCACGATCTCGCAGCCCGATGCGCCCGCGCGGTCCGTGCCGAGCGCCCGGTCGAGGCCGTGACATTCCTGCCGGTCGGCGGCTCACCGGCCGGTGGAACGGCACGGACGGTGGACGCCGCCTGA
- a CDS encoding cysteine desulfurase family protein — protein sequence MTSPAAGPSGTSTTVYLDHAATSPMLPAAVEAMTSVLATVGNASSLHGSGRAARRRVEESRESIAAALGARPSEVIFVSGGTEGDNLAVKGIYWGRRAQDPRRRRILASAVEHHAVLDAVEWLVEHEDAQVTWLPVDGSGRVDPTTLREELSRHADEVALVSVMWANNEVGTVMPITELAAVAAEFDVPMHSDAVQAVAHLPVDFTASGLSALTLAAHKFGGPQGVGALLLGRQVPCVPLAHGGGHERDVRSGTQDTASIVAMAAALREVTSDLPGRTAELAHLRDLLVAGVEAAIPDAILNGPREVGRLPNNAHFTFPGCEGDSLLMLLDAAGIECSTGSACTAGVARASHVLVAMGADPITARGSLRFSLGHTTTRSDIDKLIETLPSVVDRARAAGLASAGGRGGDRR from the coding sequence ATGACCTCGCCCGCCGCCGGTCCCTCCGGTACCTCCACGACCGTCTACCTCGATCACGCCGCGACGTCGCCGATGCTTCCTGCGGCCGTCGAGGCGATGACGTCGGTCCTCGCCACCGTCGGAAACGCGTCCTCCCTGCACGGATCGGGGCGCGCAGCGCGCCGGCGCGTCGAGGAGTCGCGGGAGTCGATTGCGGCCGCCCTCGGCGCCCGGCCCTCCGAGGTGATCTTCGTCTCCGGTGGCACCGAGGGCGACAATCTGGCCGTCAAGGGCATCTATTGGGGTCGCCGCGCCCAGGACCCCCGGCGTCGCCGGATCCTCGCGAGCGCGGTCGAACACCACGCCGTGCTCGACGCCGTCGAATGGCTCGTCGAGCACGAGGATGCCCAGGTGACGTGGCTGCCGGTGGACGGCTCCGGCCGCGTCGATCCCACCACGCTCCGCGAGGAACTCTCGCGCCACGCCGACGAGGTCGCCCTCGTGTCCGTGATGTGGGCGAACAACGAGGTCGGCACCGTCATGCCGATCACCGAACTCGCTGCGGTCGCCGCCGAGTTCGACGTCCCGATGCACAGCGACGCCGTGCAGGCGGTCGCGCATCTCCCAGTCGATTTCACCGCGAGCGGACTGTCGGCACTGACCCTGGCCGCTCACAAGTTCGGTGGTCCGCAGGGAGTGGGAGCGCTGCTGCTCGGCAGGCAGGTACCGTGCGTGCCGCTCGCCCACGGTGGGGGCCACGAACGCGACGTGCGGTCCGGGACGCAGGACACCGCGTCCATCGTGGCGATGGCCGCGGCGTTGCGCGAGGTCACCTCGGATCTGCCCGGCCGCACCGCCGAACTCGCGCACCTGCGCGATCTTCTTGTCGCGGGTGTCGAGGCGGCGATCCCCGACGCGATCCTCAACGGTCCTCGCGAGGTCGGACGACTGCCCAACAACGCGCACTTCACGTTCCCCGGATGCGAAGGCGACTCGCTGCTGATGTTGCTCGACGCGGCCGGTATCGAATGCTCGACCGGTTCGGCGTGCACCGCCGGGGTCGCGCGCGCGAGTCACGTACTCGTCGCGATGGGGGCGGACCCGATCACGGCACGCGGTTCGCTCCGATTCTCGTTGGGGCACACCACAACCCGCAGTGACATCGACAAACTGATCGAAACTCTCCCTTCCGTGGTGGACAGGGCTCGCGCCGCCGGACTGGCGAGCGCCGGTGGACGAGGAGGTGACCGGAGATGA